In a single window of the Montipora capricornis isolate CH-2021 chromosome 11, ASM3666992v2, whole genome shotgun sequence genome:
- the LOC138024754 gene encoding uncharacterized protein has product MFVVLFVFLSVFSFTSLYNSFTMPDSVANLKRENNSLKAQVSTMADEISRLKEMIEQQIGNTVSPRRNDGVRSVEFLSKEYYDLNCFRAMAKKELQRLSTSLAELKTKVDAIANVIDEFQDHSFLYNIKMVGVPEISPDESAASTSKLCLNNFKEMGVNVTINDIDTAHRVSSRNSNGKPKPIVCRFVRRLAKGMIMSVWKDIWRVNPAAAGLPEYSLLSAATIFDHLSPRMQTVLFEAKKFKEQHRYQYCWSKGSFVYLRKNTSSRAIKIKDLDDLGRLQTEGNSEVLSKFCNESMKGIADKSLFDELPYSNVDIIRVHGQFNSSLTCDLPTKKYLDKLRSLYESL; this is encoded by the coding sequence atgtttgttgttcttttcgtgtttctttctgttttttcttttacttcccTGTACAACTCGTTTACTATGCCAGATTCAGTTGCAAATTTAAAGAGGGAGAATAATTCTCTTAAAGCACAAGTATCGACAATGGCGGATGAGATCTCGAGATTGAAAGAGATGATAGAGCAACAGATCGGCAATACTGTTAGTCCAAGAAGGAACGATGGAGTCCGTAGCGTAGAATTCTTAAGCAAGGAATACTACGACCTTAATTGCTTCAGAGCCATGGCGAAAAAAGAATTACAACGCTTGAGCACCAGCCTTGCCGAGCTAAAGACTAAAGTTGACGCCATTGCAAATGTTATTGATGAGTTTCAGGACCACAGCTTCTTATACAACATTAAAATGGTAGGAGTCCCCGAGATTTCACCAGATGAATCCGCAGCTTCGACAAGTAAACTTTGTCTGaataattttaaagaaatgggCGTCAATGTAACGATCAATGACATTGACACAGCACATCGTGTCTCTAGCAGAAATAGCAACGGGAAACCCAAGCCGATAGTGTGCAGATTTGTTAGACGATTGGCGAAAGGTATGATCATGTCTGTTTGGAAAGATATTTGGAGAGTGAATCCGGCTGCTGCTGGACTACCTGAGTATTCTTTACTAAGCGCGGCTACAATTTTTGATCATCTATCTCCAAGAATGCAAACTGTGTTATTCGAGGCAAAAAAGTTCAAAGAACAGCATCGTTATCAATATTGCTGGTCCAAGGGCTCATTTGTCTATTTGCGGAAAAATACCTCGTCTCGTGCTATCAAAATTAAAGATCTTGACGATTTGGGCAGATTACAGACCGAAGGAAACAGCGAAGTACTTAGTAAATTTTGTAATGAAAGCATGAAAGGCATAGCTGACAAATCTTTATTTGATGAATTACCATACTCGAATGTTGACATCATTCGAGTTCACGGTCAGTTCAATAGTAGTCTTACTTGTGACCTACCGACAAAAAAGTATTTAGATAAGCTTCGTAGCCTTTATGAATCTCTTTAG